From the Harpia harpyja isolate bHarHar1 chromosome 16, bHarHar1 primary haplotype, whole genome shotgun sequence genome, one window contains:
- the GPX2 gene encoding glutathione peroxidase 2 codes for MTVPIAKSFYDLNATSLQGEKVDFNVFRGRVVLIENVASLUGTTVRDYTQLNQLQARYPRRLVVLGFPCNQFGYQENGTNEEILNSLKHVRPGGGFEPNFTLFQKCQVNGQDTHPVFAYLKAHLPAPADEVAHLMTEPRFLTWSPVRRSDISWNFEKFLVGPEGEPFRRYSPRMPTAQLEPDIQRLLKLAK; via the exons ATGACCGTCCCCATCGCCAAGTCCTTCTACGACCTGAACGCCACCTCCTTGCAGGGGGAGAAGGTGGACTTCAACGTCTTCCGGGGCCGCGTGGTCCTCATCGAGAACGTGGCGTCCCTCTGAGGCACCACGGTGCGGGACTACACCCAGCTCAACCAGCTGCAAGCCCGCTACCCCCGGCGGCTGGTCGTGCTGGGCTTCCCCTGCAACCAATTTGGCTACCAG GAGAATGGCACCAACGAGGAGATCCTCAACAGCCTGAAGCACGTGCGGCCGGGGGGTGGCTTCGAGCCCAACTTCACCCTCTTCCAGAAGTGCCAGGTGAACGGGCAGGACACCCACCCCGTCTTCGCCTACCTGAAGGCTCACCTGCCCGCGCCGGCCGACGAGGTGGCACACCTGATGACCGAACCTCGCTTCCTCACCTGGAGCCCGGTGCGGCGCTCCGACATCTCCTGGAACTTTGAGAAGTTCCTGGTGGGTCCCGAGGGGGAACCTTTCCGGCGCTACAGCCCCCGCATGCCCACCGCCCAGCTGGAGCCCGACATCCAGCGCCTCCTCAAGCTGGCCAAGTAG
- the MAX gene encoding protein max isoform X3: MSDNDDIEVESDADKRAHHNALERKRRDHIKDSFHSLRDSVPSLQGEKQQASRAQILDKATEYIQYMRRKNHTHQQDIDDLKRQNALLEQQVRALEKARSSAQLQANYPSTDNSLYTNPKGSTISAFDGGSDSSSDSEPDEPQSRKKLRMEAS; the protein is encoded by the exons gCCGACAAACGGGCTCATCACAACGCGCTGGAGCGCAAGCGCAGGGACCACATCAAGGACAGCTTCCACAGCCTGCGGGACTCCGTCCCCTCCCTCCAAGGAGAGAA GCAACAGGCATCCCGGGCCCAAATCCTGGACAAAGCCACAGAGTACATCCAGTACATGCGCCGGAAAAACCACACGCACCAGCAGGACATCGATGACCTCAAGCGGCAGAACGCTCTCCTGGAGCAGCAAG TGCGTGCGCTGGAGAAGGCCCGGTCGAGCGCCCAGCTGCAGGCTAACTACCCCTCGACGGACAACAGCCTCTACACCAACCCCAAGGGCAGCACCATCTCCGCCTTCGACGGCGGCTCCGACTCCAGCTCCGATTCGGAGCCCGACGAGCCGCAGAGCAGGAAGAAGCTGCGCATGGAGGCCAGTTAG
- the MAX gene encoding protein max isoform X4, which translates to MSDNDDIEVESDADKRAHHNALERKRRDHIKDSFHSLRDSVPSLQGEKASRAQILDKATEYIQYMRRKNHTHQQDIDDLKRQNALLEQQVRALEKARSSAQLQANYPSTDNSLYTNPKGSTISAFDGGSDSSSDSEPDEPQSRKKLRMEAS; encoded by the exons gCCGACAAACGGGCTCATCACAACGCGCTGGAGCGCAAGCGCAGGGACCACATCAAGGACAGCTTCCACAGCCTGCGGGACTCCGTCCCCTCCCTCCAAGGAGAGAAG GCATCCCGGGCCCAAATCCTGGACAAAGCCACAGAGTACATCCAGTACATGCGCCGGAAAAACCACACGCACCAGCAGGACATCGATGACCTCAAGCGGCAGAACGCTCTCCTGGAGCAGCAAG TGCGTGCGCTGGAGAAGGCCCGGTCGAGCGCCCAGCTGCAGGCTAACTACCCCTCGACGGACAACAGCCTCTACACCAACCCCAAGGGCAGCACCATCTCCGCCTTCGACGGCGGCTCCGACTCCAGCTCCGATTCGGAGCCCGACGAGCCGCAGAGCAGGAAGAAGCTGCGCATGGAGGCCAGTTAG
- the FNTB gene encoding LOW QUALITY PROTEIN: protein farnesyltransferase subunit beta (The sequence of the model RefSeq protein was modified relative to this genomic sequence to represent the inferred CDS: inserted 2 bases in 2 codons; deleted 3 bases in 3 codons): MCGGCVGTEYPERGTTCLEGGSFLLNFVGCAQCGRRDFVLLGNRAAGLHGGDEIVTYDHLCKNCHHLIARHEYTFSVVDDYQTKVEDIVQEIFNACKTNHHASQFVLHREKHFHYLKRGLRQLTEAYECLDASRPWLCYWILHSLELLDEPIPQSVASDVCQFLSRCQSPQGGFGGGPGQHPHXAPTYAAVNALCIIGTEEAFGVIDRKKLLEYLHSLKQPDGSFLMHVGGEVDVRSAYCAASVASLTNILTPALFAGTAEWIRRCQNWEGGIGGVPGIEAHGGYTFCGMAXLVILKKEHLLNLRSLLHWVTGRQMCFEGGFQGRCNKLVDGCYSFWQSGLLPLLHRALHARGDTALSMERWMFHQLALQEYILLCCQCPAGGLLDKPGKSRDFYHTCYCLSGLAIAQHFGSGDLHHEVVLGGPENRLQATHPVYNITPEKVARAVMHFLQQPVPSLEPAAAAN, from the exons ATGTGCGGGGGCTGCGTGGGCACCGAGTACCCGGAGCGG GGCACTACCTGCCTGGAGGGCGGCTCTTTCCTCCTGAATTTCGTCGGCTGCGCGCAGTGCGGCCGCCGGGACTTCGTGCTGCTCGGCAACCGGGCCGCCGGCCTGCACGGCGGGGACGAGATCGTCACCTACGACC ACCTGTGCAAGAACTGCCACCACCTGATCGCGCGCCACGAGTACACCTTCAGCGTGGTGGACGACTACCAG ACCAAGGTGGAAGACATCGTGCAGGAGATCTTCAACGCCTGCAAGACGAACCATCACGCCTCGCA ATTTGTCCTGCACCGGGAGAAGCACTTCCATTACCTGAAGAGAGGCCTCCGGCAGCTGACCGAAGCCTATGAG TGTCTGGACGCCAGCCGG CCCTGGCTCTGCTACTGGATCCTGCACAGCTTG GAGCTGCTGGACGAGCCCATTCCCCAGTCGGTCGCCTCCGA cgtCTGCCAGTTCCTGAGCCGCTGCCAGAGCCCccagggtggctttggggggggccCCGGCCAGCACCCCC TCGCCCCCACCTACGCCGCCGTCAACGCGCTCTGCATCATCGGCACAGAGGAGGCGTTCGGCGTCATCGACAG GAAGAAGCTGCTGGAGTACCTGCACTCGCTGAAGCAGCCCGACGGCTCCTTCCTCATGCACGTCGGCGGCGAGGTGGACGTCAG GAGCGCCTACTGTGCCGCCTCCGTGGCCTCGCTGACCAACATCCTCACTCCGGCGCTCTTTGCCGGGACGGCCGAGTGGATA CGCAGGTGCCAGAATTGGGAGGGCGGCATCGGTGGGGTGCCGGGCATA GAGGCCCACGGCGGGTACACCTTCTGCGGCATGG GCCTGGTCATCCTCAAGAAGGAACATCTGCTGAACCTCCGGAGCTTGCTG CACTGGGTGACCGGCCGGCAGATGTGCTTCGAGGGCGGCTTCCAGGGCCGCTGCAACAAGCTGGTGGACGGCTGCTACTCCTTCTGGCAAAGCggcctcctgcccctgctccaccgtgctCTGCACGCCAGGGG CGACACGGCGCTCAGCATGGAACGCTGGATGTTTCACCAGTTGGCGTTGCAGGAATACATCCTCCTGTGCTGCCAGTGCCCGGCCGGGGGGCTGCTCGATAAGCCGGGCAA GTCCCGAGATTTCTACCACACCTGCTACTGCCTGAGCGGGCTGGCCATCGCCCAGCATTTCGGCAGCGGCGACCTCCACCACGAAGTGGTCCTGGGCGGCCCCGAGAACCGGCTG CAGGCCACGCACCCCGTCTACAACATCACCCCGGAAAAGGTGGCGAGAGCGGTAATGCACTTCTTGCAGCAGCCTGTGCCCAGCCTGGAGCCGGCGGCCGCTGCCAACTAg
- the RAB15 gene encoding LOW QUALITY PROTEIN: ras-related protein Rab-15 (The sequence of the model RefSeq protein was modified relative to this genomic sequence to represent the inferred CDS: inserted 1 base in 1 codon; deleted 1 base in 1 codon): MAKQYDVLFRLLLLGDSGVGKTCLLCRFTDNQFHPAHISTIGVDFKMKTIEVDGIKVRIQIWDTAGQERYQTITKQYYRRAQGIFLVYDIGSERSYQHIVKWASDVDEYAPDGVQKILIGNKADEEHKRQVAKEQGLQLAREYGMDFYETSXCSNLNIKESFTRLTELVLQAHRKELEGLRAPPAPPPWPTWRRTSKQQPLGSEDSPKGCWC; this comes from the exons atGGCCAAGCAGTACGACGTGCTGTTCCGGTTGTTGCTGCTGGGGGATTCGGGGGTGGGCAAGACCTGCCTGCTCTGCCGTTTTACCGACAACCAGTTCCACCCCGCCCACATCTCCACCATCG GCGTCGACTTCAAGATGAAGACCATCGAAGTGGATGGCATTAAGGTGCGGATACAGATCTG GGACACGGCAGGCCAGGAGCGGTACCAGACCATCACCAAGCAGTATTACCGGCGGGCACAg GGCATCTTCCTGGTGTACGACATCGGCAGCGAGCGCTCCTACCAGCACATCGTGAAGTGGGCGAGCGACGTGGATGAG TACGCGCCAGACGGCGTCCAGAAAATCCTCATCGGGAACAAAGCGGACGAGGAGCACAAGAGGCAAGTGGCCAAAGAGCAAGGGCTGCAG CTGGCCAGGGAGTACGGGATGGATTTCTACGAGACCA GCTGCAGCAACCTCAACATCAaggag TCCTTCACGCGGCTGAcggagctggtgctgcaggcC CACCGCAAGGAGCTGGAGGGGCTGCgggccccccccgcgcccccgcctTGGCCCACCTGGAGGAGGACGAGCAagcagcagcccctggggagCGAGGACAGCCCCAAAGGCTGCTGGTGTTGA